Proteins co-encoded in one Cupriavidus nantongensis genomic window:
- a CDS encoding alpha/beta fold hydrolase: METNMAAPAAVIRHLQYATLPNETRLHYASAGERGKPLMLFVHGFPEFWFEWEAQLAEFGRTHFAVAPDLRGFNLSSKPAEVEAYRPRHIVEDLVQFIGALGYDQAIVVAHDWGGAICWNLAIRFPQLVRQLVIVNSPHPYLFARALATDPAQQAASAYMNWLRKPGSEQALAANDFALLDRMLSDDDGKPAAWYTAETRARYHAAWSQPGEGKDAGVHPLTGGVNFYRASPMHPPGEGEPPPDISRLDPAAFVVRVPTFVIWGERDRALPKSLVDGLADFVPDLRLERIPEGSHWVIHEQPERINQLIRSALPV; the protein is encoded by the coding sequence ATGGAGACCAACATGGCAGCTCCCGCCGCCGTGATCCGCCACCTGCAGTACGCCACGCTGCCCAACGAAACTCGGCTGCACTACGCCAGCGCGGGCGAGCGCGGCAAGCCGCTGATGCTGTTCGTGCATGGCTTTCCGGAATTCTGGTTCGAATGGGAGGCGCAGCTGGCCGAGTTCGGGCGCACGCACTTCGCTGTCGCGCCCGACCTGCGCGGCTTCAACCTGTCGAGCAAGCCCGCCGAGGTAGAGGCCTACCGCCCGCGCCATATCGTCGAAGACCTGGTGCAGTTCATCGGTGCGCTCGGGTATGACCAGGCGATCGTGGTGGCGCACGACTGGGGCGGCGCGATCTGCTGGAACCTGGCAATCCGGTTCCCGCAGCTGGTGCGCCAGCTGGTCATCGTCAATTCGCCGCACCCGTACCTGTTCGCGCGCGCGCTGGCCACCGACCCGGCGCAGCAGGCCGCGTCGGCGTACATGAACTGGCTGCGCAAGCCGGGCTCGGAACAGGCGCTGGCGGCCAACGACTTCGCGCTGCTGGACCGGATGCTGTCCGACGACGACGGCAAGCCGGCGGCGTGGTACACCGCCGAGACCCGCGCCAGGTATCACGCGGCGTGGTCGCAGCCGGGCGAGGGCAAGGACGCCGGCGTGCATCCGCTGACCGGCGGCGTCAACTTCTACCGCGCTTCGCCGATGCATCCGCCGGGCGAGGGCGAGCCGCCGCCGGATATTTCACGGCTGGACCCGGCCGCTTTCGTGGTCAGGGTGCCGACGTTCGTGATCTGGGGCGAGCGCGACCGCGCGCTGCCGAAGTCGCTGGTCGATGGCCTGGCCGATTTCGTGCCCGACCTGCGGCTGGAGCGCATCCCCGAGGGCAGCCACTGGGTGATCCACGAGCAGCCGGAGCGGATCAACCAGCTGATCCGCAGCGCGCTGCCGGTCTAA
- a CDS encoding aldolase → MSTESKLREEICRIGASLYQRGYTVGSAGNISARLDDGWLITPTDACLGMMDPAAVAKVASDGSWVSGDKPSKTLTLHRAIYDNNPGAHAVVHTHSTHLVALTLAGVWQPDDVLPPLTPYYVMKVGHVPLIPYHRPGDPAVAARVATLAAQVRGVLLERLGPVVWESSVSRAAFALEELEETAKLWMTMKDVPGFAARAALPDSALAELRDTFQARW, encoded by the coding sequence ATGAGCACCGAAAGCAAGCTGCGCGAAGAGATCTGCCGCATCGGCGCCAGCCTGTACCAGCGCGGCTACACCGTCGGCTCGGCCGGCAATATCAGCGCGCGGCTCGACGACGGCTGGCTGATCACGCCGACCGATGCGTGCCTGGGCATGATGGATCCCGCGGCGGTCGCCAAGGTCGCCAGCGACGGCAGCTGGGTCTCGGGCGACAAGCCGTCGAAGACGCTGACGCTGCATCGTGCCATCTATGACAACAACCCCGGGGCGCACGCCGTGGTGCATACGCACTCGACGCACCTCGTGGCCCTGACGCTGGCCGGTGTCTGGCAACCGGACGACGTACTGCCGCCGCTCACGCCGTACTACGTGATGAAGGTCGGCCATGTCCCGCTGATTCCCTACCATCGCCCCGGCGATCCCGCGGTAGCCGCGCGCGTGGCCACGCTGGCCGCGCAGGTGCGCGGCGTGCTGCTGGAGCGCCTGGGGCCGGTGGTGTGGGAGTCCAGCGTATCGCGCGCCGCGTTCGCGCTGGAAGAACTGGAGGAGACCGCCAAGCTATGGATGACCATGAAAGACGTACCCGGCTTTGCCGCCCGCGCGGCGCTGCCCGACAGCGCCCTGGCTGAGCTGCGCGACACCTTCCAGGCGCGCTGGTAG
- the otnI gene encoding 2-oxo-tetronate isomerase, with protein MPRFAANLSMMYQEHAFLDRFAAAAADGFRAVEYLFPYEHPAAELRARLDANGLAQALFNAPPGDWAAGERGLAALPGREAEFRASIGRALDYAGVIGNDRIHVMAGLVPADAEPARCRAAYLENLAFAANTAAAQGVTVLIEPINTRDMPGYFLNRQDDGQAICKEVGAANLKVQFDCYHCQIVEGDVAMKLRRDFAGIGHIQIAGVPERHEPDLGELHYPYLFDVIDALGYAGWIGCEYRPRAGTSAGLGWLKPYLGR; from the coding sequence ATGCCGCGCTTTGCCGCCAACCTGTCGATGATGTACCAAGAGCACGCCTTCCTGGACCGCTTTGCCGCTGCCGCGGCCGACGGCTTCCGGGCGGTCGAGTACCTGTTCCCGTACGAGCACCCCGCCGCCGAGCTGCGCGCGCGCCTCGACGCGAACGGCCTCGCGCAGGCGCTGTTCAATGCCCCGCCGGGCGACTGGGCGGCGGGCGAGCGCGGCCTGGCGGCGCTGCCGGGGCGCGAGGCGGAATTCCGCGCCAGCATCGGCCGCGCGCTCGACTACGCCGGCGTGATCGGCAATGACCGCATCCATGTGATGGCCGGCCTGGTCCCGGCCGATGCCGAGCCCGCGCGCTGCCGCGCCGCCTACCTGGAGAACCTGGCCTTCGCCGCCAATACCGCGGCCGCGCAGGGCGTGACGGTGCTGATCGAGCCGATCAACACGCGCGACATGCCGGGCTATTTCCTCAACCGCCAGGACGACGGCCAGGCGATCTGCAAGGAGGTCGGCGCTGCCAACCTGAAGGTGCAGTTCGACTGCTACCACTGCCAGATCGTCGAGGGCGATGTCGCGATGAAGCTCAGGCGCGACTTCGCCGGCATCGGCCATATCCAGATCGCCGGCGTGCCCGAGCGCCACGAGCCGGACCTGGGCGAGCTGCACTACCCCTACCTGTTCGACGTCATCGACGCGCTCGGCTATGCCGGCTGGATCGGCTGCGAATATCGCCCGCGCGCCGGCACCTCGGCAGGCCTGGGCTGGCTCAAGCCCTATCTCGGGCGCTGA
- a CDS encoding alpha/beta hydrolase, translating into MSVVPSSPSATPGLPDRPLDPQMAALLALIARAKRPPIHAMAPEDAKIAYEKSAPILDINPPPVHTAEDLLVPARDGHAIPVRLYTPREASWIEPLPLLVYFHGGGFTVGSVDSHDPLCRLLCGQADCMVLSVDYRLGPEWRFPTAVNDAFDVLHWVFAEADKLGADPARIGLGGDSAGGTLAAACAVEARDAGLAPVLQLLIYPGTCARQDTPSHRALADGYLLTADMIRWFFAQYLDRDASRDDWRFAPLDGGGTGAEVGGVCPAWIAVAGYDPLHDEGVAYAEKLRAAGVAATLADYPGMIHDFFKLGRFVPAVAQAHADAVAALRTAFGTTQD; encoded by the coding sequence ATGTCTGTCGTACCGTCTTCTCCATCCGCCACGCCAGGCCTGCCGGACCGTCCGCTGGACCCGCAGATGGCCGCGTTGCTGGCCCTGATCGCGCGCGCCAAGCGGCCGCCGATCCACGCCATGGCGCCGGAAGACGCCAAGATCGCCTACGAGAAAAGCGCGCCGATCCTCGATATCAACCCGCCGCCGGTGCATACCGCGGAAGACCTGCTGGTGCCGGCGCGCGACGGCCACGCCATCCCGGTGCGGCTGTATACGCCGCGCGAGGCCAGCTGGATCGAGCCGCTGCCGCTGCTGGTGTACTTTCATGGCGGCGGCTTCACGGTCGGCAGCGTCGATTCGCACGATCCGCTGTGCCGCCTGCTGTGCGGCCAGGCCGATTGCATGGTGCTGTCGGTCGATTACCGGCTCGGGCCCGAGTGGCGCTTCCCGACCGCGGTCAATGACGCCTTCGATGTGCTGCACTGGGTCTTCGCCGAAGCCGACAAGCTCGGCGCCGACCCGGCGCGCATCGGCCTGGGCGGCGACAGTGCCGGCGGCACGCTGGCCGCGGCGTGCGCGGTCGAGGCGCGCGATGCCGGCCTGGCGCCGGTGCTGCAGCTGCTGATCTATCCGGGCACCTGCGCACGCCAGGATACGCCGTCGCATCGCGCGCTGGCCGACGGCTACCTGCTGACGGCCGACATGATCCGCTGGTTCTTCGCGCAGTACCTGGACCGGGATGCCAGCCGCGACGACTGGCGCTTTGCCCCGCTCGACGGCGGCGGCACCGGGGCAGAGGTGGGCGGGGTCTGCCCGGCCTGGATCGCGGTGGCCGGCTACGACCCGCTGCACGACGAGGGCGTGGCCTACGCCGAGAAGCTGCGCGCCGCCGGCGTTGCCGCCACGCTGGCCGACTACCCCGGCATGATCCATGACTTCTTCAAGCTGGGCCGGTTCGTGCCCGCGGTGGCGCAGGCGCATGCCGATGCCGTCGCCGCGCTGCGCACCGCGTTCGGCACCACGCAGGACTAG
- the denD gene encoding D-erythronate dehydrogenase: protein MNVLITGGAGFLGLQLARLLLQRGTLNLDGKAVAFERLTLLDVVAPQGLDQGLDNGRVRVVTGDLSDPAVLRQAIDQDTGAVFHLAAVVSGQAEADFELGMRVNLDASRALLERCRELGHKPRVLFTSSVAVYGGELPPVVQDDTALNPQSSYGVQKAIGELLLSDYSRRGFVDGRVLRLPTISVRPGKPNAAASSFASGIIREPLAGVAANCPVAPETKLWLLSPRAAVAALVNGIELAGERLGNRRVVNLPGLSVTAAGMVDALRRVAGDAVADLVTWEREERIEKIVGTWPAAWNAERALSLGFESDASFDAVIRAYMEDAGVGK from the coding sequence ATGAACGTACTGATTACCGGCGGCGCCGGCTTCCTCGGCCTGCAGCTGGCCCGCCTGCTGCTGCAACGCGGCACCCTGAACCTGGACGGCAAGGCCGTTGCCTTCGAGCGCCTGACGCTGCTCGACGTGGTCGCGCCGCAAGGCCTCGACCAAGGCCTGGACAATGGGCGCGTGCGCGTCGTCACCGGCGACCTGTCCGATCCCGCCGTGCTGCGCCAGGCCATCGACCAGGACACCGGCGCGGTGTTCCACCTCGCCGCCGTGGTCAGCGGCCAGGCCGAGGCCGATTTTGAGCTGGGCATGCGCGTCAACCTGGACGCATCGCGCGCGCTGCTGGAAAGGTGCCGTGAACTGGGCCACAAGCCGCGCGTGCTGTTCACCAGCTCGGTCGCGGTCTACGGCGGCGAGCTGCCGCCGGTGGTGCAGGACGACACCGCGCTCAATCCGCAATCGTCGTACGGCGTGCAGAAGGCCATCGGCGAACTGCTGCTGTCGGACTACAGCCGCCGCGGCTTTGTCGACGGCCGCGTGCTGCGCCTGCCCACCATCAGCGTGCGCCCCGGCAAGCCCAATGCGGCGGCGTCGTCGTTCGCCAGCGGCATCATCCGCGAGCCGTTGGCGGGCGTGGCGGCCAATTGCCCGGTGGCACCGGAGACCAAGCTGTGGCTGCTGTCGCCGCGCGCGGCAGTGGCGGCGCTGGTCAACGGCATCGAACTGGCGGGCGAGCGCCTGGGCAACCGCCGCGTGGTGAACCTGCCGGGCCTGTCGGTCACTGCCGCGGGCATGGTCGACGCGCTGCGCCGCGTCGCGGGCGATGCGGTGGCGGACCTGGTGACGTGGGAACGCGAGGAACGTATCGAGAAGATCGTCGGCACGTGGCCGGCGGCATGGAATGCGGAGCGCGCCTTGTCGCTGGGGTTCGAGAGCGACGCGAGCTTTGATGCGGTGATCCGGGCTTATATGGAGGATGCGGGGGTGGGGAAGTAA
- a CDS encoding YbgC/FadM family acyl-CoA thioesterase, translating to MAKEEFRHSIPLRVRWSEVDPQSIVFNAHYLTYCDICVTEYWRALGIRYPEDVLHAHGVDIFVVKSTLEYHASARFDDQLDIRGRMARLGRSSMLFRVEMYRSDEHLITGEIVYVCADPATQKSAPIPGVVREVIEGYEVVKPASA from the coding sequence ATGGCCAAAGAGGAATTCCGCCATTCCATCCCGCTGCGCGTGCGCTGGTCCGAAGTCGATCCGCAATCGATCGTCTTCAATGCGCACTACCTGACGTATTGCGATATCTGCGTGACCGAGTACTGGCGCGCGCTGGGCATCCGCTATCCCGAAGACGTGCTGCACGCGCACGGCGTGGATATCTTCGTGGTCAAGTCGACGCTGGAGTACCACGCGTCGGCGCGCTTCGACGATCAGCTCGATATCCGCGGCCGCATGGCGCGGCTGGGGCGGTCCAGCATGCTGTTCCGGGTGGAGATGTATCGGAGCGACGAGCACCTGATCACCGGTGAAATCGTCTATGTGTGCGCGGACCCGGCGACGCAGAAGTCGGCGCCGATCCCGGGGGTGGTGCGGGAGGTGATCGAGGGGTATGAGGTGGTGAAGCCGGCTTCGGCCTGA
- a CDS encoding tripartite tricarboxylate transporter substrate binding protein: MQRRHFLARAGIAAAATALGLAAMPAQAQAQAQADKFPQRPIRLVIGYTAGGSTDIPFRVLADNASKILGQPVIVENKPGAGGVLPAQLMQSTAPDGYTLAQVAMPVYRLPYTTKINWDPVKDLSYIINLAGYSFGLVVPADSPIKTMQDYIAYAKANPGKLTYGSPGSMTTLHLTMEELAMKQGVQFSHIPYKGNSESMQALLGGHVMSVADTPAWAPYVEQGKLRLLSTWGEKRSARFPNVPTLKELGMGIVQTSPFGLVAPKGTDPKIVQKLHDAFKKAMEMPNYRESLAKFDMEPFYMNTQQYAQFAADTVKKEKAIIEKLGLAKPQ, encoded by the coding sequence ATGCAACGCCGCCACTTCCTCGCCCGCGCGGGCATCGCCGCCGCCGCCACGGCCCTCGGTCTTGCCGCCATGCCCGCCCAGGCCCAGGCCCAGGCTCAGGCTGATAAGTTCCCGCAGCGCCCGATCCGGCTGGTGATCGGCTACACCGCCGGCGGCTCCACGGATATCCCGTTCCGCGTGCTGGCCGACAACGCCTCGAAGATCCTCGGCCAGCCCGTGATCGTCGAGAACAAGCCCGGTGCCGGCGGCGTGCTGCCGGCGCAGCTGATGCAGAGCACCGCGCCCGACGGCTACACGCTGGCGCAGGTGGCCATGCCGGTCTACCGCCTGCCGTACACCACCAAGATCAACTGGGACCCGGTCAAGGACCTGAGCTACATCATCAACCTTGCCGGCTATTCGTTCGGCCTGGTGGTGCCGGCCGATTCGCCGATCAAGACCATGCAGGACTACATCGCCTACGCCAAGGCCAACCCGGGCAAGCTGACCTACGGCTCGCCGGGCTCGATGACCACGCTGCACCTGACCATGGAAGAGCTGGCGATGAAGCAGGGCGTGCAGTTCTCGCATATCCCGTACAAGGGCAATTCGGAATCGATGCAGGCGCTGCTCGGCGGCCACGTGATGTCGGTGGCCGACACCCCGGCGTGGGCGCCGTACGTGGAGCAGGGCAAGCTGCGCCTGCTGTCGACCTGGGGCGAGAAGCGCTCGGCGCGCTTCCCCAACGTGCCGACGCTGAAGGAACTGGGCATGGGCATCGTGCAGACCTCGCCGTTCGGCCTGGTCGCGCCCAAGGGCACCGACCCGAAGATCGTGCAGAAGCTGCATGACGCCTTCAAGAAGGCGATGGAGATGCCCAACTACCGCGAGTCGCTGGCCAAGTTCGACATGGAGCCGTTCTACATGAACACCCAGCAGTACGCGCAGTTCGCGGCCGACACCGTCAAGAAGGAAAAGGCGATCATCGAAAAGCTGGGGCTGGCCAAGCCGCAGTAA
- a CDS encoding SDR family oxidoreductase, translating to MKDFSNRVAVITGGASGFGKEFARIAADLGMKLVLADVQEDALDATVAEFQARNVPVIGLRTDVSQAGQVQALADAAIEAFGQVNLLFNNAGVGAGGLIWENSERDWEWVMGVNLYGVVHGVRIFTPLMLAAAEKDPAFEGHIVNTASMAGLLNPPAMGVYNVSKHAVVALTETLYQDLGLVTQQVRCSVLCPYFVPTGISQSQRNRPAGLANQAPPTRSQLVSQALSDKAVGSGKVTAAEVAQITFDAIRDESFYIYSHPQALAPVRQRFEDIVGQRNPGDPFADKPEVRAGLVAALRG from the coding sequence ATGAAGGATTTCTCCAACAGGGTGGCCGTCATTACCGGCGGCGCCTCGGGTTTCGGCAAGGAATTTGCCCGCATCGCCGCCGACCTCGGCATGAAGCTGGTGCTGGCCGACGTGCAGGAAGACGCGCTGGACGCGACCGTCGCCGAATTCCAGGCGCGCAACGTGCCGGTGATCGGCTTGCGTACCGACGTCTCGCAAGCCGGGCAGGTGCAGGCGCTGGCCGATGCCGCGATCGAGGCCTTCGGCCAGGTCAACCTGCTGTTCAACAATGCCGGCGTCGGCGCGGGCGGCCTGATCTGGGAAAACTCGGAGCGGGACTGGGAATGGGTGATGGGCGTCAACCTGTACGGCGTGGTGCACGGGGTGCGCATCTTCACGCCGCTGATGCTGGCCGCCGCGGAGAAGGACCCGGCGTTCGAGGGGCATATCGTCAACACGGCATCGATGGCGGGCTTGCTGAATCCGCCGGCGATGGGCGTCTACAACGTGTCCAAGCACGCGGTGGTGGCGCTGACCGAAACGCTGTACCAGGACCTCGGGCTGGTGACGCAGCAGGTGCGCTGCTCGGTGCTGTGCCCGTACTTCGTGCCGACCGGCATCAGCCAGTCGCAGCGCAACCGGCCCGCCGGCCTGGCCAACCAGGCGCCGCCGACGCGTTCGCAGCTGGTGTCGCAGGCCTTGTCGGACAAGGCCGTCGGCTCGGGCAAGGTGACCGCGGCGGAGGTGGCGCAGATCACCTTCGATGCCATCCGCGACGAAAGCTTCTATATTTATTCCCACCCCCAGGCGCTCGCTCCCGTGCGCCAGCGCTTCGAGGATATCGTCGGGCAGCGCAACCCCGGCGATCCGTTTGCCGACAAGCCCGAGGTCCGCGCGGGCCTGGTTGCCGCGTTGCGCGGCTGA
- a CDS encoding iron-containing alcohol dehydrogenase, with product MAFIYYLTHIHLDFGAVSVLKSECERIGIRRPLLVTDKGVVAAGVAQRAIDAMQGLPVAVFDETPSNPTEAMVRKAAAQYREHGCDGLVAVGGGSSIDLAKGIAILATHDGELTTYATIEGGSGKITDKAAPLIAVPTTSGTGSEVARGAIIILDDGRKLGFHSWHLLPKSAVCDPELTLGLPAGLTAATGMDAIAHCIETFLAPAFNPPADGIALDGLERGWTHIERATRDGNDRDARLNMMSASMQGAMAFQKGLGCVHSLSHPLGGLKIDGRTGLHHGTLNAVVMPAVLRFNADAPTVVRDHRYARLRRAMHLPDDADLAQAVHDMTARLGLPTGLRQMGVTEDMFDKVIAGALRDHCHKTNPKEASAADYRRMLEQSM from the coding sequence ATGGCGTTCATCTACTATCTGACCCACATTCACCTGGACTTCGGCGCGGTCAGCGTGCTCAAGTCGGAATGCGAGCGCATCGGCATCCGCCGTCCGCTGCTCGTCACCGACAAGGGTGTGGTCGCGGCCGGCGTGGCGCAGCGCGCCATCGACGCGATGCAGGGGTTGCCGGTGGCGGTGTTCGACGAGACCCCGTCGAACCCGACCGAGGCCATGGTGCGCAAAGCCGCCGCGCAGTACCGCGAGCACGGCTGCGACGGGCTGGTGGCAGTGGGCGGCGGGTCGTCGATCGACCTGGCCAAGGGCATCGCGATCCTGGCCACGCACGACGGCGAGCTGACCACCTATGCCACCATCGAGGGCGGCAGCGGCAAGATCACCGACAAAGCGGCGCCGCTGATCGCGGTGCCCACCACCTCGGGCACCGGCAGCGAGGTCGCGCGCGGCGCCATCATCATCCTGGACGACGGCCGCAAGCTGGGCTTCCATTCCTGGCACCTGCTGCCCAAGTCCGCGGTGTGCGACCCGGAGTTGACGCTGGGCCTGCCCGCCGGCCTGACCGCCGCCACCGGCATGGACGCCATCGCCCACTGCATCGAAACCTTCCTGGCGCCGGCCTTCAACCCGCCCGCCGACGGCATCGCGCTCGACGGACTGGAGCGCGGCTGGACCCATATCGAGCGCGCCACCCGCGACGGCAACGACCGCGATGCGCGCCTGAACATGATGAGCGCGTCGATGCAGGGCGCGATGGCGTTCCAGAAGGGACTGGGCTGCGTGCATTCGCTGTCGCACCCGCTCGGCGGGCTGAAGATCGACGGCCGCACCGGGCTGCACCACGGCACGCTCAACGCGGTGGTGATGCCGGCGGTGCTGCGCTTCAATGCCGACGCGCCCACCGTAGTGCGCGATCACCGCTACGCGCGCCTGCGCCGCGCCATGCACCTGCCCGACGACGCCGACCTGGCGCAGGCGGTGCACGACATGACCGCGCGCCTGGGCCTGCCCACCGGGCTGCGCCAGATGGGCGTGACCGAGGACATGTTCGACAAGGTGATCGCCGGCGCGCTGCGCGACCACTGCCACAAGACCAACCCGAAAGAAGCCAGCGCCGCGGATTATCGGCGTATGCTTGAGCAGTCCATGTAG
- a CDS encoding MFS transporter, producing the protein MPSNQPAASVPAFDSLGGNARLDADSQIEKRAYSKVFWRIMPFLMLCYVVAYLDRVNVGFAKLQMGQDLAFSETVFGLGAGLFFIGYFLFELPSNLLMHKIGARIWIARIMITWGIISALFMFVQTPTQFYVMRFLLGLAEAGFYPGVILYLTYWFPANRRAKMIALFMSGIPIAGMFGNPLSGWIMDAFNGTHGMRGWQWMFLLEALPAFVIGLLTIFVLRDGIDKAPWLDADEKRVLKRNIEEDQRNAGAAAGKGHGHSLGAVFADRRVWWMCLIYFCFVTGQYALTFWMPTLVKSSGVTGNFNIGLLSAIPFICAVVVMNILGHSADARRERRWHLIVPALMGAAGFAIAASFTNNTTVAIAALSLAAAGVLTCAPLFWSLPTSFLSGIAAASGIAVVNSVGNLAGFVSPYMVGALKDLTQSTQLPMYVLSAILVAGAVLVWLTPAKLVNR; encoded by the coding sequence ATGCCATCCAACCAACCGGCGGCCAGCGTGCCCGCCTTCGACAGCCTGGGCGGCAACGCCAGGCTCGACGCCGACAGCCAGATCGAGAAACGCGCCTACAGCAAGGTGTTCTGGCGCATCATGCCGTTCCTGATGCTGTGCTACGTGGTCGCCTACCTCGACCGCGTCAACGTTGGTTTTGCCAAGCTGCAGATGGGCCAGGACCTGGCCTTCTCCGAGACCGTGTTCGGCCTGGGCGCCGGCCTGTTCTTCATCGGCTATTTCCTGTTCGAGCTGCCCAGCAACCTGCTGATGCACAAGATCGGCGCGCGCATCTGGATCGCGCGCATCATGATCACGTGGGGCATCATCTCGGCGCTGTTCATGTTCGTGCAGACGCCGACGCAGTTCTACGTGATGCGCTTCCTGCTGGGCCTGGCCGAAGCCGGCTTCTATCCCGGCGTGATCCTGTACCTGACCTACTGGTTCCCGGCCAACCGCCGCGCCAAAATGATCGCGCTGTTCATGTCCGGCATCCCTATCGCCGGCATGTTCGGCAACCCGCTGTCGGGCTGGATCATGGACGCGTTCAACGGCACTCACGGCATGCGCGGCTGGCAGTGGATGTTCCTGCTCGAGGCGCTGCCCGCGTTCGTGATCGGCCTGCTGACGATCTTCGTGCTGCGCGACGGCATCGACAAGGCGCCGTGGCTCGACGCCGACGAGAAGCGCGTGCTCAAGCGCAATATCGAGGAAGACCAGCGCAATGCCGGCGCCGCCGCCGGCAAGGGGCATGGCCACTCGCTCGGCGCAGTGTTTGCCGACCGGCGCGTGTGGTGGATGTGCCTGATCTACTTCTGCTTCGTCACCGGCCAGTACGCGCTGACCTTCTGGATGCCCACGCTGGTGAAGTCGAGCGGCGTGACCGGCAACTTCAATATCGGCCTGCTGTCCGCGATCCCGTTTATCTGCGCGGTGGTGGTGATGAACATCCTGGGCCACAGCGCCGACGCGCGGCGCGAGCGCCGCTGGCACCTGATCGTGCCGGCGCTGATGGGCGCGGCGGGCTTTGCCATCGCCGCCTCGTTCACCAACAATACGACCGTGGCGATTGCCGCGCTGTCGCTGGCCGCCGCCGGCGTACTGACCTGCGCGCCGCTGTTCTGGTCGCTGCCGACCTCGTTCCTGTCGGGCATCGCCGCGGCCTCGGGCATCGCGGTGGTCAACTCGGTGGGCAACCTGGCCGGCTTCGTGTCGCCGTACATGGTGGGCGCGCTCAAGGACCTGACCCAGAGCACCCAGCTGCCGATGTACGTGCTGTCGGCCATCCTGGTGGCCGGCGCCGTGCTGGTGTGGCTGACGCCCGCTAAACTGGTCAACCGCTGA
- a CDS encoding O-acetyl-ADP-ribose deacetylase, translating to MTGEHLQVVHGDITRMEVDAIVNAANSGLLGGGGVDGAIHGAGGPAIMEACRAIRDAQGGCPTGEAVLTTGGRLPAPYVIHAVGPVWQGGGQGEEEQLASAYRNSIRLAAQHHLRTLAFPNISTGIYGFPRERAADIAIAAVREALAGAPEIEQVTFVCFDDENYRLYRERLS from the coding sequence ATGACCGGCGAGCACCTGCAGGTAGTCCATGGCGACATCACCCGGATGGAAGTCGATGCCATCGTCAACGCCGCCAACAGCGGGCTGCTGGGCGGCGGCGGTGTCGACGGCGCCATCCACGGGGCCGGCGGCCCCGCCATCATGGAGGCCTGCCGCGCGATCCGCGACGCGCAGGGTGGCTGCCCCACCGGCGAGGCGGTGCTGACCACCGGCGGCCGCCTGCCGGCGCCGTACGTGATCCACGCGGTCGGGCCGGTGTGGCAAGGCGGGGGCCAGGGCGAGGAAGAGCAGCTCGCCAGTGCCTACCGCAACAGCATCCGGCTGGCGGCGCAGCATCACCTGCGCACGCTGGCCTTCCCCAATATCAGCACCGGCATCTATGGCTTCCCGCGCGAACGCGCGGCGGATATCGCCATCGCCGCGGTGCGCGAGGCGCTGGCCGGGGCGCCGGAGATCGAGCAGGTCACCTTCGTCTGCTTCGACGACGAGAACTACCGGCTTTACCGCGAGCGGCTGAGCTGA
- a CDS encoding class II aldolase/adducin family protein: MNAPQAPQIPSADEIGAGLPEEVKARYRNLPRPPQFATVGEERQHRKQRLAAAFRLFSKFGFDEGVAGHITARDPEFPDTFWVNPFGVHFSQIRVSNLIRCDHHGDVVEGDYPVNAAAFAIHSRVHQTRPDAVAAAHSHSTYGRAWSTLGRPLDPLTQDVCAFYNDHAVYDDFGGVVVELDEGQRIANALGQNKAAILQNHGLLTVGKTVDEAAWWFITMERSCQVQLLAEAAAARTQAPLKVIADAAARQAYSIVGTAQAGWFQFQPLYARIVKEQPDLLD; the protein is encoded by the coding sequence ATGAATGCCCCGCAAGCCCCGCAAATCCCGAGCGCCGACGAGATCGGCGCCGGCCTGCCCGAAGAGGTCAAGGCGCGCTACCGCAACCTGCCGCGGCCGCCGCAGTTCGCCACCGTGGGCGAAGAGCGCCAGCACCGCAAGCAGCGCCTCGCCGCCGCCTTCCGGCTGTTCTCGAAATTCGGCTTCGACGAAGGCGTGGCCGGCCATATCACCGCGCGCGACCCCGAGTTTCCCGACACCTTCTGGGTCAATCCGTTCGGCGTGCATTTCAGCCAGATCCGGGTATCGAACCTGATCCGCTGCGACCACCACGGCGACGTGGTCGAGGGCGACTACCCGGTCAATGCCGCGGCCTTCGCCATCCATTCGCGCGTGCACCAGACCCGCCCCGACGCGGTTGCGGCCGCGCATTCGCACAGTACCTATGGCCGCGCCTGGTCGACGCTGGGCCGGCCGCTCGACCCGCTGACGCAAGACGTGTGCGCCTTCTACAACGACCATGCGGTCTATGACGACTTTGGCGGCGTGGTGGTGGAGCTGGACGAGGGCCAGCGCATCGCCAACGCGCTCGGGCAGAACAAGGCCGCGATCCTGCAGAACCATGGCCTGCTCACCGTCGGCAAGACCGTCGACGAAGCGGCGTGGTGGTTCATCACCATGGAGCGCTCGTGCCAGGTGCAGCTGCTGGCCGAAGCCGCCGCGGCGCGCACGCAGGCGCCGCTGAAGGTGATTGCCGACGCGGCCGCACGGCAGGCGTATTCGATCGTCGGCACGGCGCAGGCGGGCTGGTTCCAGTTCCAGCCGCTCTATGCCCGCATCGTCAAGGAACAGCCCGACCTGCTGGACTGA